A genomic stretch from Micavibrio sp. TMED2 includes:
- a CDS encoding recombinase, translated as MLVGYARVSTQDQKPELQLDALTAVGCEKVFEEKASGAQRDRPQLQAALDYMRDGDTLVVWKLDRLARSIKQLIETVEMLEGRGIGFRSITEAIDTTTSGGRLVFHIFAVLAEFERSIIRERTMAGLASARARGRLGGRPAALSXEDLAHARALLADPEITVHQVAKRLGVAPSTLYRHLPGGRSQVSGDQ; from the coding sequence GTGCTTGTCGGTTACGCCCGTGTCTCGACCCAGGACCAGAAGCCCGAGCTTCAGCTCGACGCGCTGACCGCTGTTGGCTGCGAGAAGGTGTTCGAGGAGAAGGCCTCCGGCGCACAGCGCGATCGGCCCCAGCTGCAGGCGGCCCTGGACTACATGCGCGACGGCGACACGCTGGTAGTCTGGAAACTGGACCGCCTGGCGCGCTCAATCAAACAGCTGATCGAGACCGTCGAGATGCTTGAGGGCAGGGGGATCGGATTTCGCTCGATCACCGAGGCAATCGACACCACCACCTCCGGCGGCCGTCTCGTCTTTCACATCTTTGCGGTCCTGGCCGAGTTCGAACGATCGATCATCCGGGAGCGCACCATGGCCGGTCTGGCATCGGCCCGCGCGCGCGGACGGCTGGGCGGACGACCGGCAGCCTTGTCCNATGAGGATCTGGCACATGCACGGGCCTTGCTGGCTGATCCGGAGATCACGGTGCATCAGGTTGCGAAGCGGCTTGGCGTGGCGCCGTCGACGCTCTACCGGCATCTGCCGGGCGGGCGCAGCCAAGTGTCAGGGGATCAGTGA
- a CDS encoding metal-dependent hydrolase — protein MSGEIRYGSERIGFDVTVNPGLIDRIRIHVHPNCRVEVEAPPHKNVGDIKNSVAKRARWISKQLAQVRSARAYALPREYITGETHFYIGRRYKLLVIESLEMPSEVKLQGGTIQVMLRKSDKAAIRRRLNEWYQHRAYDYFSRRMVLVASGFSWIKETPEIKLVAMEKQWGSCAPAGTIHLNPWLIRAPVDCIDYVIAHELCHLRERNHSQAYYKLLTRYCPDWEHRKAKLDGMAELILAE, from the coding sequence ATAAGTGGCGAAATCCGCTATGGCTCTGAACGAATTGGGTTCGACGTTACCGTTAACCCAGGCCTCATAGATCGCATCCGCATACACGTGCACCCAAATTGCCGAGTGGAAGTTGAAGCACCACCCCATAAGAACGTCGGTGACATAAAGAACTCTGTCGCAAAACGTGCACGCTGGATTTCTAAACAGCTTGCCCAGGTGCGTTCGGCACGTGCGTATGCGTTACCTCGAGAATACATCACTGGAGAAACACATTTCTACATAGGGCGGCGATACAAACTTCTAGTGATTGAATCTCTGGAGATGCCGAGTGAGGTAAAGCTACAGGGCGGCACTATTCAGGTGATGTTACGGAAGTCTGATAAAGCTGCCATTCGACGTAGGCTTAACGAATGGTATCAGCACCGCGCATATGATTACTTCAGTCGTCGTATGGTTTTGGTTGCAAGTGGTTTTTCGTGGATCAAAGAGACGCCGGAGATCAAGCTGGTTGCCATGGAGAAGCAGTGGGGAAGTTGTGCACCGGCAGGTACAATTCATCTCAACCCCTGGCTCATAAGGGCGCCGGTAGATTGCATTGACTACGTTATCGCCCATGAGCTGTGTCATCTTCGTGAACGCAATCACAGCCAAGCTTACTATAAGCTACTAACGCGCTACTGCCCGGATTGGGAGCACCGGAAGGCTAAGTTGGATGGCATGGCAGAACTTATTTTAGCTGAGTGA
- a CDS encoding Na+/H+ antiporter NhaA, protein MADQYDAKLPDEAADMITKPFARFLKVEAAAGGLLLLAVLLGLLMANSPWREAYMGFWEPPIGLTFGSLEFTRSLHRWINEGLMTLFFFVLSLELKREFVLGELRNPRQAALPFAGALGGMVVPVLLYLTLMSGQPGMHGWGTVMATDTAFVIGCLALFGTRIPPTLRLFLLSLAIFDDVGAILVVTLGYGEDLSGSALALGFTGIGIVACASRLGIRSIPIYFMLGVAIWLCFDASGIHATIAGVILGLMTPTHIWVSDIRLRAILGRVLAIPTGNQRSGDAASRNELHQAGRAVTESFSPVERLEMLLHPWVGFAIMPIFALANTGITIHSTDFGQPVSLAIILGLMLGKPIGVLGFSWLAVRFGVAVLGPGLSWSFIAAGSFLTGIGFTMSLFIASLAFDSAMLNAAKLGILAGSAIAAIVGIIMLIRLTSVAAKV, encoded by the coding sequence ATGGCTGATCAATACGACGCAAAATTGCCTGATGAGGCTGCTGACATGATCACAAAGCCCTTCGCCCGCTTTCTAAAGGTCGAAGCGGCGGCGGGTGGGCTCTTGCTTTTGGCGGTGCTGCTGGGGCTATTGATGGCAAATTCCCCATGGCGCGAAGCTTACATGGGCTTCTGGGAGCCCCCTATTGGACTGACATTCGGCTCTTTGGAGTTCACCCGTTCTCTGCACCGTTGGATCAACGAAGGGTTGATGACCCTCTTTTTCTTTGTGCTTTCGCTGGAGCTCAAGAGAGAGTTTGTGCTTGGCGAATTGCGGAATCCCCGGCAGGCTGCGTTGCCTTTCGCGGGCGCTTTGGGTGGTATGGTTGTGCCGGTCTTGCTCTATCTGACATTGATGTCTGGACAGCCCGGAATGCACGGATGGGGAACCGTGATGGCAACCGATACGGCGTTCGTGATCGGGTGCCTGGCGCTTTTCGGAACCCGGATCCCACCTACCTTGCGTCTTTTCCTGCTCTCCCTCGCAATATTCGATGATGTCGGTGCGATACTTGTGGTCACTCTCGGATACGGGGAGGATTTGAGTGGGTCTGCGCTCGCTCTAGGCTTTACAGGAATTGGCATCGTTGCATGCGCCTCGCGCCTCGGGATCAGGAGCATCCCGATCTATTTTATGCTCGGAGTAGCTATCTGGCTGTGCTTCGATGCCTCCGGTATCCATGCGACCATCGCGGGCGTCATTCTCGGCCTCATGACACCAACACACATCTGGGTGAGCGATATACGTTTACGCGCAATACTTGGGCGTGTGCTTGCCATTCCGACCGGTAATCAGCGGAGCGGAGACGCAGCTAGCCGCAATGAACTCCATCAGGCCGGAAGGGCAGTCACAGAGTCGTTCTCACCGGTTGAGCGGCTCGAGATGCTGCTGCACCCTTGGGTCGGCTTTGCCATAATGCCGATCTTCGCGCTGGCCAATACCGGTATCACGATTCACAGTACCGATTTTGGACAACCCGTCTCCTTGGCGATTATTCTCGGATTGATGCTCGGCAAACCGATCGGCGTTCTTGGGTTCAGCTGGCTAGCCGTCCGTTTCGGCGTGGCGGTGCTTGGCCCCGGTTTGTCTTGGTCGTTCATAGCGGCGGGTTCATTTCTCACGGGAATCGGATTCACGATGTCGCTATTTATCGCCAGTCTGGCCTTTGACTCCGCGATGCTTAATGCTGCGAAGCTCGGAATCCTGGCTGGTTCGGCCATCGCAGCGATAGTGGGAATTATCATGCTTATTCGACTTACATCTGTCGCGGCAAAGGTGTAA
- a CDS encoding Crp/Fnr family transcriptional regulator yields the protein MSATELSPLNRKLLAFVALSEDELDVLKRLHMRQRSFVAGHDLVQQGQSDQAAYILADGWVCSYKLQPDGTRQIVDFQIPGDFLGLRSVLLRTSDHSFEPITEIKAAEVFASDLLEAFEKTSRLAMAILWAVSRDEAMVVEHLVGVGRRDANARMAHFLLELGARLALVGMGSKEGYGCPLTQYHLADALGLSAVHVNRVLRQLRENGLVTFRDGYVAFNNYNGLVELSEFDPAYLDQSGPLLV from the coding sequence ATGAGCGCTACAGAATTGAGTCCATTAAATCGCAAACTCCTTGCATTTGTTGCTTTATCGGAAGATGAACTGGATGTGCTAAAGCGTCTGCATATGCGCCAGCGATCCTTCGTGGCAGGGCATGATCTCGTGCAGCAAGGACAGTCGGATCAGGCCGCTTATATCTTGGCTGATGGCTGGGTCTGTTCCTACAAGCTTCAACCTGATGGCACGCGACAGATCGTGGACTTCCAGATACCAGGAGACTTTCTTGGATTGCGCAGCGTGTTGTTGCGCACGTCCGACCATAGCTTCGAGCCCATCACGGAAATTAAGGCAGCGGAAGTTTTTGCAAGCGACCTTCTGGAGGCATTCGAGAAGACCTCTCGTCTAGCGATGGCCATCCTCTGGGCGGTTTCACGGGATGAGGCCATGGTAGTTGAGCATCTGGTTGGCGTAGGACGACGCGACGCGAATGCCCGTATGGCGCATTTTCTGCTGGAGCTTGGAGCGCGGCTGGCTCTGGTTGGGATGGGGAGCAAAGAAGGGTATGGCTGCCCGCTCACACAATATCATTTGGCCGATGCTCTTGGCTTAAGTGCCGTCCATGTAAACCGTGTACTGCGGCAACTTCGCGAAAATGGTTTGGTGACCTTTCGGGACGGCTATGTTGCGTTCAATAACTATAATGGATTGGTGGAACTTTCTGAGTTTGATCCTGCCTACTTAGATCAGAGCGGCCCACTTCTTGTCTGA